From Cucumis melo cultivar AY chromosome 3, USDA_Cmelo_AY_1.0, whole genome shotgun sequence:
ATTTCTTCGATAAAACTAAACATCTTATTGCAACAAGGGTCCCGTTCTCCAATTTTCCTCTATAGAGCTGtagaagaaaattaaataagtttCAAATGTGTTGGTATAAACCTTAAATTATGAGAAATAAATACAACATCCTAAAATAATCTTCACAATAAGATATTTAAATGTTGTTCTAAGCATCCCGGGGGCATTTTTAACATCCCTTGTATTAAAGTTGCTAAAAACCAAGTTTGTATTCCAAAGATTAATCAAAGAGTTTAAAAAAGTTGAGATCCCTTAATGAACTACATGCAATATCACTTGCAACATCTAATTTAAAAATGAGCTCATAGATGGAAGATTAAGGTAAGGAAAGTTAATAAAGATTAAGTATACAAAAGACTTGAAACATTAATACAAATAAAGCACTACTTGCAAGTATTCTCATCAGAGCCTCTATCTAATGAGTTGAAGTGTTTGGGAATACCTTTCCTATAGAACCTTCTCCCAAGAGCATTGAATTATCGAAGTTTTTTGTAGCTTCCCTTAGCtcttgaaaagaaaatgatcGACATACTGGAACAGTTTGAGCACCTAACTTTATTGCTTGAGAAATAAGCCCTGCCAAAAGAAGAATCCTCTAAGCTTTCATAGATGATAGAAAATGCCTTAAAAATTCTTCACACATTATCTCATTTCTCTATTCAAGATAACATCAAAATTTTATGAAGACATGAAATGTAACTTGCTGCCTACAGACAAAATACACAACTTACTGGCATTTGCTAGTAGTTCAGATGGAACAGCAGCAGGTGAATTTTCTTGTACAGCTTTCGGTGGTACCGGCTGCTCTTGTACCGTTCTTTCGCACAGCCTACGGTACAAAAAGAAAACTCCCAAAGCTAAAAGCACTATAACAGTTATAGCTCCACTGATGAAGGCAACAATCaacagtttttcttttcttctagaCTTTCCTGTTCCTGCAAGGGATTCTGCACAAAATGATGCTTCATGCTGGTGTTGCAAATCAGTTGCAAAACAATTCCCACTAAATTTAACCATTCTTTTGTCTGAAGAACTTCCCAAACAAGACGGAAGTGTACCAGTTAACTTGTTATCGGAAATATCAACGTCCCCAAGTTTGGCACTGCAACTTAGAGGGTTTTGAAGAGTTCCACTCATCATATTTGAAGATAAATTTAGGTATGTAATGTTCGGcaaattaaacaagaaaaaagGTGGCGAGCCCGTCAGTCGATTGGATGATAAATCAAGATGTTGAAGCTGATTCATCTGACCAAAGTGCTTGGGAATTTCACCAGATAAAGCATTCTTGCTAAGTAGAAGTGTAACTAGTCCTTTTGGCATGACTGGAAGAACAGAGTTTAACTTATTTTCTCTAATATCCAGTACATGCAAATTGACTAAAGCACTCAAATCAGGCAATTCCCCAGAGATTTCATTCTGAGACAGATAAACATCAGCTAATGTTCTAATTTTGCATAATGAAGAAGGAAATTGACCCTTCAGTCGATTGCTTTTCAAGCTCAAAAATGTAAGGTTCGTTAGAGAATCAATCCAATCAGGAACTGTATCGTTGAAGAAATTACCATCAAGAACCAATGAATAGAGTTGAACCATAGTGGAAATCTTAGGAGGGATTTGACCATATATGTAATTCGAACTTAAATCTAAGAATTCAAGAGAAGAGAGACGATGAATCTTATCAGGAAGTGGCCCCCAAATACCCAGAGAAATTAAGCCGAGAACCCGCAAGCTACTTAACCTTGACAATGTAGTAACGAAGGAATCCATTGAAAACCTCTCAGATAGAGTTTGATTTAGAATTGGAAACCCATTAAACCCTTTAAAATCGACAAGCTTATCCCCTTTAATTATGAGTTCAGTGACTACATTGTCCTGGCACGCAATAGTCATATTTCGAGATGGAGAAACATTGCAGAGGTCGCCATCGAAAGCGTCCATAACTTCCAAGGAAGATGGGAACTCCAAATGCTTCCTAATCTGCAACAGGATTTGGGTCTGAGAAGTTTGTAGCTGATGAGTAAAGGGAGGGAAAAAAATCCACGAAAGACTGATAATAAGGAAAAATCGGAGAGAACCCATTTGAGAAACCTCTGGAAACTAGCTGGTTAATCAACAAGATGATCGAAAACGAAGAACTAAAGCGAGAATTGTCAGCCACATGGTATAAACCTGGAAACCTTTTGACTGATATCAGCAAAAGCGAGCTGTCTGGGGAAATTCCCCTAGTCAGGAATTATTCTCCACTTaagaagaaaatacaaaagtAATGGTGTTAAAACTATAAGAAAACAAAGAGCCAAACCGAGCCTCAGAAGGTCCGACCAAAAGgtgagaaagaaaaaggaaagcaAAGCAAAGAGAAATAAAACAGAGTAAAGAAGAGAATCTTCTAAACAGGGTACAATTCCCACAGATAACAAATGCCCAAGAATGAAAAGGCTGCTGCAAGAGAATTTGAAGAGACAAGATACAAAAACTCAAGATGACGATTACAAAATACAAACAGTGTATTGGTAGGATAAAATCCTAAAAAACAgagaagaaaacaaacaaaaacaaaaagggaCCGAGGGAAATAGAGACAAATTGATAAAGCAGAGAAAAAGAAAGCACTAGCGTTGctcttccaaaaaaaaaaatctaaagaagaagaaggaggaggaaaTTAAGAGGGATAAGAGATAATAGGTGGAGGTAGTTGAAAGGGTCCTTTAAGAACGAGAACCAAGACAGAAAGAGCATTAACTGCAGCTACAAGGTGGTGTTCTCTGACATTGTAGAGGTCAACATTCTTGTTTGTTTGAAGCAAAAGAAGGAAGTGGGGTGGGGATGATGGGAGTGAGCCCAAATGAATTTTGTGAGGAAGAAAGGAAATGAAGTGAGGTGCCGAGCTCTGTCGCGCTGCTAAATATGAACGACATGCTCGTCTGTTAGCTTTGTTTGATTCTTTCGTCTTCTtactctgttttttttttttttgctttttgcCTCCgatttgttaaatatttttcGGTAAATGATCATCCTACAGATTTGGGGTTATTTACGTTAATTGCCATCACGTGCTGTTCTTTTTTAGTTATccgtttttattatttttgagtAATATTAAGATGTTACCGTTATAAATGAACCGCCGCAGTCACGAATCGCCATCTTTTCCCCCAccaattttatattattttattttttatttaccaCCTCCTACGGAGCCTGATTTTCCACTCAAAAAAGTCCGAAggagggacggaagtagctcgaccataggaagagggacgtaggaccactcaaacttatgCTCCGCTCCTTCGTAGTCTTCCTTTACCTTGATATAATAGTAgacaatcatttagatcatgtcaaaatgatatttagacagtcttgatattcttgaatatgagAAAGATAAAGTAGTTTCAAAGAATCTTGTTGAAAAcgatgaaaataaaatataagatttaaacagaagaataaatcatttaaaaatataataaataaattttggaagaggggataaagaaatttgagaagaaaagatgaataaatcacaaagaggaagaaagaagtAATGAATCGTTTACAATATTTAGAAGCAAAtctgaaaattatgaaaatattgtatCGGCTTCATAgacttttgtttttattttgctTTTAGTTACACggactgtaaatatttttgtgtttattacgtttatgaaaattagcctttttaatttctattttatttttaaaaccaCAATTTTAGTCCATACCCATGGATGAGATGTCCATTTACCTTGTAGGATTAGGGGCCTCGTGGAGACTCGAAAATCTACGATTTGAACAAGAAATTGAGGATGATCACTAAACAAGGTCATGGACAGGATGATCACTAAAATTTGTACTCTCTCTAAACACCGAAAAATTCGTCGAGAATGTCGATCTTCCTTCATCGGAAGACGCATCGGATGCCAAACGGAATGGATCATCGTCGAATGCTGCCTCTCTCTCGGGTGATGTATGTTGTCAATCTCTCTCTCTACTATGTATATCCGGCTGCCCCTTCTCTAatttcaatcttcttcttttcttttaacctaaaataaaaaagattgacATATTTGCAAAAATACCATTAAGCATAATTACCATTATGCCATCAACTTAAAAAACTCAATTTAAACCTACTTAAATATTTGTCACTTTTTTATAAATCTCCCTCATGACAAACTATTTAAGTCACCAAACTGATTCTCCCAATCACCCTATCATCCTGAATTAATCTTCAGCTCATTGACTAATATTTACAACTATGAGCTGGAAGAACCTTGGCTACCAACCTAAGCTTATTGTCACCTCATGGCTTGAACCACTTTAGTTGAATGAGTTTCTGAATATGAGACTTTATAACCAATGACCATGTTTGATTCTTTCGCAACATAAACAACTTTGCTTCCATAGCATCTTTCCGTTGTTTCTTCGAATCAAATGCAATATTGTCACTGCAAACTCCATCATCAATCAAAGTCCTGTCTTGTTGAGACTGTACACCATTAAATTTAGACTGCTATGTATCCCCTGTTTGTGAAACTAGTAGTGATTGATCACTAGATACATTTGAACCTTTGCCTGATGACTGTACACCATCAATTCTAACCTCTGTCACAACATGATCAACTGTCTGCTGTTTTTGTTGCTCTAATGCCTTAGTAGCACTACATGAAACTGCAATACCTTCCAACACATACAGACCATTCCTCAATATTCCCCTCGGTTTAACCACATAACCCTTGGTAACTTTCATAAATCTATTCTTAAATTTTATGGTATGACCTAATCTATCTAATTCACCAAAAGATATTAGATTACGTTTGAGTTCTAGAACATACCTCACATTAGTAAGCATTCTGATCATCTCGTCACGTGTTGCAATTTGAACTGAACCAGTTCAATTTACTTCAGAGGTACCATTATCACCCAATAAGACTTTTTCCCCATCACTTTTCTGAAAGTTAATCAGAAAATCCTGATTAGGAGTCATGTGATATGTGCAACCTGAATCCATGATCCGAGGATTTTGTATATCCCTGTGAGATACCATCAAGACCTCTACTAAATCATACCCTAAACCATACCCATCAGTAACATTCGCTTCACTATTTGCATGTTTGCTACTTGATGCTTTCTTGCTCTTATTCAAAGGACAATGTTTCTTAAAGTGTCCTTCTTTATGACAAAGGAAACACTTTCTAGCTTCCCCCTTTGAATTCATCTTGGAACTCTTCTCCTTGCCTTTCCAGCTATTTTTGTCACTTCTTCCTCTAGCCATGAGTAACTCACCGTCCTTGCGTTCTTTCTTAATTTCGAGATTTCTAGTCTTCAAGGCATCCAACACTATACTCATGGTTAATGAATCCCGACCATATTTAATAGCTGCCTTAATCTCTCGATATGTTTCTGGTAATGAATTAAAAAGAATCACTGCTTCATTCTCATCCAACATCTTCTCACCGATGTTATTGAGATAAACTATAATCTTCTGAAATTCATCCAAGTTCTCTTCTAAGCTTTTACTTTGGTCCACCTTATATCCAAAGAATTTCTCTTTTATACATAATTTATTTGGCAAGGACTTTGTCAAGTAAAGACTCTCTAGCTTTTTCCACAACTCCCCTGTAGTAGTAGACTCATCCATTAGCCTAAGCACTTCAGATACAGAAGGATTGTTAAATAGGCCATTTCATCTGTAtcccatttttcactttttgtAATATTTTCTAAAAGTCTCTCGTCATCTAAGATTTTAGCTACTTTATATTGAACCAAAATAGCTCTAATTTTTTTCTCCAAAGAGCGAAATCACCATTTCCATTAATCTTAAACACTTCAAACCACGTCGAAGCCATCTttacaaaaaaataatttaaccGAGATATGCCAACTATGAACTACTACATAAAACCCAAATCTCCTTTGGATCGAAtggagctctgataccacttgttacGTATTCCTTCACTAAATCAGAAAACACAGCAGAACAACCAACCAGAACGCAATAGCCAGATAATCACGACACAAAGATATATAATGGTTCGACTAATTCGGTCTACATCCACTTTGAGAATCAGCTTGGAGGGGTTTTATTAAGAGCCAATCCAAGATACAAATTACAGAAATCAACACAATAATATGTAATCTGTAATTTTACCGCCCTAACCTGACTTTACCGTCGACCAAAACACCAAGAACATGAGAGACACATGTGTTGAAATATACCTTTGAATCTAAGTACGAAAAGCTTAGAAAATACCTTAGAAACAAGAACCAAACACATTGGATTAACACCCAATGACGAAACTGATCCAAACCCGTCGGAACCCAACGTCACTGCCCGAAAACTGAGACTCAAACGCTGCCCAAAACACTTTGTTTTTGTCCGTCGTCGTAATAGCCAAAAATCGCTGTCAAGCTTTACCGCGAGGACGCCGGACATCAAACGTTGTTGTACTCTCCAATCACAAAAATCGCCAATCTTCCTTCACCAGAAGACGCACTTGATGCCAAACGGAATGGTTCACCCTCGAACGCGACCTCTCTCTCAAGTGATGTATGTTGTCAATCTCTCTCTTTATACTGTGTATATCCGACTACCCCTTCTCTAatttcaatcttcttcttttcttttaacctaAAATAAAGAAGATTGACATATTTGCAAAAATTTCATTAAGCATAATTGTCATTCTACCCTCAACTTAAAAAACCTAATTTAAACCTACTTAAGTATTTGTCACTTTTCTACATAAACTATGAGTTTAGTCTCCACCTTTCAATGTGTGCTTGTTTGAATATTGTACATTTAATAGgttccaatatatatatatatatatatatatatatatattcaacttTATGTCAAACAAGTCTTTGAGCTTTAGAAAATGACTAATATGAATTCTTAAACTTTCGATTTTGTatccaataataaatttttggaTTTGTAATTTTGTATCAGATAAATTATTGACATATTCAATAACTTTAAAGTTAAGGAAACTAAATTGCACATAAAATTGAAGTTCAAATATTTACTAAATATCTAAAAGGTTGGATGAGTTCTCTAACACAAAA
This genomic window contains:
- the LOC103485495 gene encoding probable inactive leucine-rich repeat receptor-like protein kinase At3g03770 isoform X2, whose amino-acid sequence is MGSLRFFLIISLSWIFFPPFTHQLQTSQTQILLQIRKHLEFPSSLEVMDAFDGDLCNVSPSRNMTIACQDNVVTELIIKGDKLVDFKGFNGFPILNQTLSERFSMDSFVTTLSRLSSLRVLGLISLGIWGPLPDKIHRLSSLEFLDLSSNYIYGQIPPKISTMVQLYSLVLDGNFFNDTVPDWIDSLTNLTFLSLKSNRLKGQFPSSLCKIRTLADVYLSQNEISGELPDLSALVNLHVLDIRENKLNSVLPVMPKGLVTLLLSKNALSGEIPKHFGQMNQLQHLDLSSNRLTGSPPFFLFNLPNITYLNLSSNMMSGTLQNPLSCSAKLGDVDISDNKLTGTLPSCLGSSSDKRMVKFSGNCFATDLQHQHEASFCAESLAGTGKSRRKEKLLIVAFISGAITVIVLLALGVFFLYRRLCERTVQEQPVPPKAVQENSPAAVPSELLANARLISQAIKLGAQTVPVCRSFSFQELREATKNFDNSMLLGEGSIGKLYRGKLENGTLVAIRCLVLSKKYSVQNLKVRLDVLSKLHHPHLVGLFGHCMEGDGLDNSNVNQVLLVYEYVSNRNYRTLLSETYPEKVLKWSDRLTILIGVAKAIHFLHTGVIPGSFNNGLKTNNILLDEHRIPKLSDYGTSIITEESEKHETKGESTKSRRNLEENDVYNFGYILLESLVGPIVTGKEETFLLNDMASFGSTDGRRRIVDPVVLTTSSQESLSRVISITKKCISLDTVSRPSFEDVLWNLQYAAQVQASADAEQKSDSAS
- the LOC103485495 gene encoding probable inactive leucine-rich repeat receptor-like protein kinase At3g03770 isoform X1, whose translation is MGSLRFFLIISLSWIFFPPFTHQLQTSQTQILLQIRKHLEFPSSLEVMDAFDGDLCNVSPSRNMTIACQDNVVTELIIKGDKLVDFKGFNGFPILNQTLSERFSMDSFVTTLSRLSSLRVLGLISLGIWGPLPDKIHRLSSLEFLDLSSNYIYGQIPPKISTMVQLYSLVLDGNFFNDTVPDWIDSLTNLTFLSLKSNRLKGQFPSSLCKIRTLADVYLSQNEISGELPDLSALVNLHVLDIRENKLNSVLPVMPKGLVTLLLSKNALSGEIPKHFGQMNQLQHLDLSSNRLTGSPPFFLFNLPNITYLNLSSNMMSGTLQNPLSCSAKLGDVDISDNKLTGTLPSCLGSSSDKRMVKFSGNCFATDLQHQHEASFCAESLAGTGKSRRKEKLLIVAFISGAITVIVLLALGVFFLYRRLCERTVQEQPVPPKAVQENSPAAVPSELLANARLISQAIKLGAQTVPVCRSFSFQELREATKNFDNSMLLGEGSIGKLYRGKLENGTLVAIRCLVLSKKYSVQNLKVRLDVLSKLHHPHLVGLFGHCMEGDGLDNSNVNQVLLVYEYVSNRNYRTLLSETYPEKVLKWSDRLTILIGVAKAIHFLHTGVIPGSFNNGLKTNNILLDEHRIPKLSDYGTSIITEESEKHETKGESTKSSNRRNLEENDVYNFGYILLESLVGPIVTGKEETFLLNDMASFGSTDGRRRIVDPVVLTTSSQESLSRVISITKKCISLDTVSRPSFEDVLWNLQYAAQVQASADAEQKSDSAS